The Clostridia bacterium region GCGCACGTTATCGGTATGGTATTCGCTGAACCATAAGTCGTCCATTTTACACTCCTTTCACTACGTTAAGAAAGCTTACGTCCATGCTTTCCGGTCCCGTTATCATACAGCCCTTGTCCTTGGCGTATTTTATATACTCGATTATATTCGGAGTCACGGCCTCGCCGGGCGCAAGTATGGGTATACCGGGAGGATAGCACATTACAAATTCGGCGCATACTCTGCCCTCGCATTTTGAAAGCGGCAGACTCTCCTTTTCGGAGTAAAACGCCTGCTGGGGAGAAGCCACCACGACGGGGCTTATGTATTCGGAGTCGAGCATATCGCGGTTGTCACGCTTATAAAGGCGCTGTATCTCGCCCAATGAGCCTATAAGACGCTCGATGCTCTTGTTCTTGTCGCCCACCGAAATATACGCTAAAATGTTGCTTAGATCGCCGAATTCAATCTGTATGCCGTACTCGTCGCGCAGAATATCGTATACTTCTATGCCGGCAAGTCCCAGTCCGAGAGTATTTATCGAAAGCTTAGTCGTGTCAAAATCGAAAATGCTGTCTCCGTTTATAAGCTCTTTTGAATAGGCGTAATAGTCGCCTATAAGGTTTATCTCTTCGCGGGCGTAATTCGCGTAGCGCTTCACTTTTTCAAATATCTCTTCCCCGCGAAGCGCAAGATTGCGCCTTGAGATATCGAGGCTTGACAGGAGAAGATATGAGCCGGAGGTGGTCTGCGTAAGATTGATTATCTTTCTTACGTAGTCGGCGTTCACGTTCTTTGAGCATAAAAGCAGCGAACTCTGCGTAAGCGATCCACCCGATTTATGCATGCTTACGGCCGCCATGTCGGCCCCTGCGGCCATTGCGGACAGGGGCATATCTTTTCCGAAATAAAAATGCGTGCCGTGCGCCTCGTCAACAAGTACGCGCATACCGTGGGAATGCGCTAAAGAAACTATGCTTTTAAGGTCGGAGCATATGCCGTAATACGTAGGGTTATTTACAAGTATCGCCTTCGCTGTCGGGTGGTCATTTACGGCGCGCGAAACATCTGAGACCGACATACCCAGCGCGATGCCCAGATCCCTGTTCGTCTGCGGATTTATATAAATAGGCACAGCGCCGCATAATACGAGCGCGTTTATCACGCTTTGATGAACGTTGCGCGGCAGTATTATCTTATCGCCGGCCTTGACGTTCGACAGTATCATAGACTGCACTGATGAGGTCGTTCCGCCCACCATGAAAAA contains the following coding sequences:
- a CDS encoding aminotransferase class I/II-fold pyridoxal phosphate-dependent enzyme gives rise to the protein MDQSRAPLLSALEHMRHDRLVPFDVPGHKHGKGNPELTEFLGEQCLSVDVNSMKPLDNLCHPISVIKEAEQLAAEAFSAAAAFFMVGGTTSSVQSMILSNVKAGDKIILPRNVHQSVINALVLCGAVPIYINPQTNRDLGIALGMSVSDVSRAVNDHPTAKAILVNNPTYYGICSDLKSIVSLAHSHGMRVLVDEAHGTHFYFGKDMPLSAMAAGADMAAVSMHKSGGSLTQSSLLLCSKNVNADYVRKIINLTQTTSGSYLLLSSLDISRRNLALRGEEIFEKVKRYANYAREEINLIGDYYAYSKELINGDSIFDFDTTKLSINTLGLGLAGIEVYDILRDEYGIQIEFGDLSNILAYISVGDKNKSIERLIGSLGEIQRLYKRDNRDMLDSEYISPVVVASPQQAFYSEKESLPLSKCEGRVCAEFVMCYPPGIPILAPGEAVTPNIIEYIKYAKDKGCMITGPESMDVSFLNVVKGV